One segment of Amycolatopsis alba DSM 44262 DNA contains the following:
- a CDS encoding ABC transporter ATP-binding protein: MVDPQWTGQPVLSGRGLVKRYGTQHALAGIDIDIQAGDAVAIVGPSGSGKTSLLHVLAGILRADAGQIFLAGQRVDQLNERKRSELRRTEFGFVFQSGMLVAELSAEENVALPSLLGGKGRKESIEAGREWLAKLGLAGKEKRRPGELSGGEAQRVAIARALTHRPKVIFADEPTGALDTRTGRATMDALLAAAADSGAAVIVVTHDRELAEAMPRTVSIRDGLIATRLAA, from the coding sequence GTGGTAGATCCACAGTGGACAGGGCAGCCGGTTCTTTCCGGACGTGGGCTGGTGAAGCGATACGGCACGCAGCACGCGCTGGCCGGGATCGACATCGACATCCAGGCGGGTGACGCGGTCGCCATCGTCGGGCCTTCGGGCTCGGGCAAGACCTCCCTGCTGCACGTGCTCGCCGGGATCCTCCGCGCCGACGCCGGGCAGATCTTCCTGGCCGGGCAGCGGGTCGACCAGCTCAACGAGCGCAAGCGCAGCGAACTGCGCCGCACCGAGTTCGGTTTCGTGTTCCAGTCCGGGATGCTCGTCGCCGAACTGAGCGCCGAAGAGAACGTCGCGCTGCCGTCGCTGCTGGGTGGCAAGGGCCGCAAGGAATCCATCGAAGCCGGCCGCGAATGGCTGGCGAAGCTCGGCCTCGCGGGCAAGGAAAAGCGCCGCCCCGGCGAGCTTTCCGGTGGTGAGGCGCAGCGCGTCGCGATCGCCCGCGCCCTGACGCACCGGCCGAAGGTGATCTTCGCCGACGAGCCGACCGGTGCGCTCGACACCCGCACCGGCCGCGCCACCATGGACGCGCTGCTCGCGGCGGCCGCCGACAGCGGCGCCGCGGTGATCGTCGTGACGCACGACCGCGAACTCGCCGAAGCCATGCCGCGCACCGTCTCCATCCGCGACGGCCTGATCGCGACGAGGTTGGCCGCGTAA
- a CDS encoding sensor histidine kinase, whose amino-acid sequence MTAGPSQSKFYARASALARRIGMPAVVLLAAFAFDLAFITDAAFDDAGPKVIDLLLFPGIFGMVFCALWAQKRAAVAAVAASVVLVAYTLVVRYLNIPTYSSVLANLSITEVVAGVEILFYAARRTRPGVAFAVISGLVLATLTAVSGRYMDGMSGGTMAQAMLFGGILLGGTLVFAIPGRDRMTNPRSYEKLQKLNKLVMGQWPLIGMLSIALILEFGFTYASRAHGLPLLVCSIVAAIIAIAAPRRPADAMVALTAVMLLSALVTPFLRLRYDYPTPGGVPGTQVVAGMGLVVTLVRAVGLSKATPRIAALSAVVAGACILNTQRPTPQLMTEPDDIAGFAVVGVLLLGISVAVGLALRSRDSERTQVIQSAISDAQTSERMALARELHDVVAHHVTGIVVQAQAAKMMGEKNPQVAVEAMGRIEDAGVEALAAMRRLVRSMRGDAPAGSSEFSEQATTDLAADLRSLIERSNHGVKTSMKLELPSNVPHEVGRSALRLVQESLTNIGKHASGAKEALVIAEVTGSELHLQVTDDGREPQGRPAGGSGGYGLIGMRERVALLHGRLSAGRAPGGGWRVEAWLPLEGEE is encoded by the coding sequence GTGACAGCAGGGCCATCCCAGAGCAAGTTCTACGCACGGGCGAGCGCGCTCGCGCGCCGCATCGGCATGCCCGCGGTGGTCCTGCTGGCCGCGTTCGCGTTCGACCTGGCGTTCATCACCGACGCCGCGTTCGACGACGCCGGCCCCAAGGTCATCGACCTCCTGCTGTTCCCCGGCATCTTTGGGATGGTGTTCTGCGCGCTCTGGGCGCAGAAACGTGCCGCCGTCGCCGCCGTCGCGGCTTCGGTCGTGCTGGTGGCCTACACGCTGGTCGTCCGGTATCTCAACATCCCGACCTATTCGAGTGTGCTCGCGAACCTGTCCATCACCGAGGTGGTGGCGGGGGTGGAGATCCTGTTCTACGCCGCGCGCCGGACGCGGCCGGGTGTCGCGTTCGCGGTGATCTCCGGTCTGGTGCTGGCGACGCTGACCGCGGTGTCCGGCCGGTACATGGACGGCATGTCCGGCGGCACCATGGCGCAGGCGATGCTGTTCGGGGGCATCCTGCTGGGCGGCACGCTGGTCTTCGCGATTCCCGGACGCGACCGCATGACGAATCCGAGAAGCTACGAGAAGCTGCAGAAGCTCAACAAGCTGGTGATGGGCCAGTGGCCGCTCATCGGCATGCTGAGCATCGCGCTGATCCTGGAATTCGGCTTCACCTACGCCAGCCGGGCGCACGGCCTGCCCCTCCTGGTCTGCTCGATCGTCGCCGCGATCATCGCGATCGCGGCGCCGCGGCGACCGGCCGACGCGATGGTCGCGCTCACCGCGGTCATGCTGCTTTCGGCGCTGGTGACCCCGTTTCTCCGGCTCCGCTACGACTACCCGACTCCAGGAGGGGTGCCGGGGACACAGGTCGTCGCGGGGATGGGGCTGGTCGTCACCCTGGTCCGCGCGGTCGGGCTGAGCAAGGCCACGCCCCGTATCGCCGCGTTGTCCGCGGTGGTGGCGGGCGCCTGCATTCTCAACACTCAACGGCCGACTCCGCAGCTCATGACCGAGCCGGACGACATCGCCGGGTTCGCGGTCGTCGGGGTGCTGCTGCTCGGTATCTCGGTGGCGGTCGGCCTGGCGCTGCGGTCGCGGGATTCGGAGCGGACGCAGGTCATCCAGTCGGCGATCAGCGACGCGCAGACATCGGAGCGGATGGCGCTGGCGCGGGAACTGCACGACGTCGTCGCGCACCATGTCACCGGGATCGTCGTGCAGGCGCAGGCGGCGAAGATGATGGGCGAGAAGAATCCGCAGGTCGCGGTCGAGGCGATGGGCCGGATCGAGGACGCCGGGGTGGAGGCGCTCGCGGCGATGCGGCGGCTCGTGCGGAGCATGCGCGGCGACGCGCCCGCCGGGAGCAGCGAGTTCAGCGAGCAGGCCACCACCGATCTCGCCGCGGACCTGCGGTCGCTGATCGAACGGTCGAACCACGGCGTGAAGACGTCGATGAAACTCGAACTGCCGTCGAACGTGCCGCACGAGGTCGGGCGGTCGGCGTTGCGGCTGGTGCAGGAGTCGCTGACGAACATCGGCAAGCACGCGTCCGGCGCGAAGGAGGCGCTGGTCATCGCCGAGGTGACCGGGAGCGAACTGCACCTCCAGGTGACCGACGACGGACGCGAGCCCCAGGGCCGTCCGGCAGGCGGGTCGGGCGGCTACGGTCTGATCGGCATGCGCGA